Proteins encoded together in one Scyliorhinus torazame isolate Kashiwa2021f chromosome 20, sScyTor2.1, whole genome shotgun sequence window:
- the lsm1 gene encoding U6 snRNA-associated Sm-like protein LSm1 isoform X2, with the protein MNYMPGTASLIEDIDKKHLVLLRDGRTLIGYLRSIDQFANLVVHQTLERIHVGQKYGDIPRGIFVDLDKENMSTLQQVTVEKILEELRAEQEVRTKTEKLKIRFCQERGLVLPHLDTLDEY; encoded by the exons ATGAACTACATGCCTGGGACGGCCAGTCTGATCGAGGATATCGACA AGAAACACCTTGTTCTCCTGCGCGATGGGCGGACATTAATTGGATATTTGAGGAGTATCGACCAGTTTG CCAATCTGGTGGTTCACCAGACACTGGAACGGATTCACGTGGGCCAGAAGTACGGAGACATCCCTCGCGGGATATTCGTG GATCTGGATAAGGAGAACATGTCCACCTTACAGCAGGTGACCGTTGAGAAAATTCTGGAAGAACTGCGTGCAGAGCAGGAGGTCAGGACCAAGACTGAGAAGCTGAAGATCCGGTTTTGTCAGGAGCGTGGGCTTGTCCTCCCCCACCTGGACACTCTGGACGAATATTAA
- the lsm1 gene encoding U6 snRNA-associated Sm-like protein LSm1 isoform X1, producing the protein MNYMPGTASLIEDIDKKHLVLLRDGRTLIGYLRSIDQFANLVVHQTLERIHVGQKYGDIPRGIFVVRGENVVLLGEIDLDKENMSTLQQVTVEKILEELRAEQEVRTKTEKLKIRFCQERGLVLPHLDTLDEY; encoded by the exons ATGAACTACATGCCTGGGACGGCCAGTCTGATCGAGGATATCGACA AGAAACACCTTGTTCTCCTGCGCGATGGGCGGACATTAATTGGATATTTGAGGAGTATCGACCAGTTTG CCAATCTGGTGGTTCACCAGACACTGGAACGGATTCACGTGGGCCAGAAGTACGGAGACATCCCTCGCGGGATATTCGTGGTGAGAGGGGAGAACGTGGTTCTGCTCGGAGAGATT GATCTGGATAAGGAGAACATGTCCACCTTACAGCAGGTGACCGTTGAGAAAATTCTGGAAGAACTGCGTGCAGAGCAGGAGGTCAGGACCAAGACTGAGAAGCTGAAGATCCGGTTTTGTCAGGAGCGTGGGCTTGTCCTCCCCCACCTGGACACTCTGGACGAATATTAA